A region of the Phaseolus vulgaris cultivar G19833 chromosome 11, P. vulgaris v2.0, whole genome shotgun sequence genome:
AGACTCTTGCATTCTTCTGCTTGTAGACACGACCAAACAATATTATGCTCCCATCTCTCTTTCTCGCTTTCCCTGTCCTTGTCCTTTGCTCCTCTAATGAGACAGAAAGAGAGGTAAGGACAGTCAAATATGTTAATCATAATTTTATCATTTCGATTGATAGTTGTACGAGTCTGTTTGTACCTATAATGAAATTGTATGGGAGATAGAGGCAGATCAATATGTCTTAACCAAACCTTGTTCtacaaaattttcatttttcgtTTAGCAGTGGCACTCCTTTGTCTGGATCCACCAGATTTGGAACTTAATTGATTCGATGTTTTTGAGATGGGCGTCATTGAGTTATGACTAATAGAATCATAATTGTTTAGACTGTTTCCAATTCTtggaatttattttctttactgCTAAATAAATGATGAGTTGATTGATTGATTCTTGTATTAAATAGGTAGGTACTGGACCTGTTTCTATCTCTAATTCTGGGTTCGACAAAATTATCTGACATACGATAGTTTTTTGGTGTTTAAGAATTCAGTTAATTCACTTGTTGAGGGTTTGTATGCTTAATTTAATGCATAGAGAGAATGTTACACAATatttttagtaaatatttagtaacactatttttaattgaaatttcttaaaaatcataaaatgttggaagttttaatttattgttttaaaattctCATCAAGAGGTGTTCTAACATAATtggaaaatgtttttcttacaaattaaaatttgtatgcttaatttacctatatatatatatatatatatatatagtaatttATACATTATCTTTTTGCGTCAGTTTCTCTCCTTCATTGTAAAATGCGATGAACTTTGTAAGAGAGACAACCAAAAACATTGAAACATTGTTGCACAAATACTAGTATTCTTTTACTAATAATCTTATAGTgtttgctgattaaaaaaaaccttATAGTTTAAATTTCTAGAGTTTAACGAATACTATACTCTAGGGAAAAAGTGTTAAAGCACTTCctttcaatttaaatattaataaaaaataataattcacgATAATTAAGAATTCTAATTAAATCATTTTGTAGTACtagttttatttcaaaatttattttttctaaaatatctctccttgaaaattgatttgatattaacttaaaaaatgttacaaataaaacatcaattaaatgatatttttataaatgacTTTATTAACTAAGTTATCATtagttgatatattttttttgtttatatatcaTACGAAATACTTTTATTGTTCAAGTTCAAAACTGTGTTATGTTATCCTCATCAAAGATGCTTTATGCTGTAAATAATCTTATACTAAGAATACTAGGTAATTTATTTATAGTAAGTCtctaaagaataaaaaaagtaaatataaacTTTCTTTCTAATAACCTAGATTAATTTCGAATAAAAGGTAAGTTTAATGACTTCAACCAATATAATGACTACAATGCTACTCTCTTCAATTCATTTTACACGGGGTTTTAGTTTtctcacaaaaaaaataaatcgtgaataattttataaacaaaacatCTCTATACTTTTTCTTTCattgttttataattattatacacTTAAACagaaaacatttttataaacaaatctatttataaatacataaaatactagtagtttttttttttaatttgcaaTGTGTTTATAATAGTCTAAGAATACTATCTTCATGTACTTAGTCTATGATTAATATTGAAATAATCTAATAATGATTATATCCAAAGAAATAAATGACattatgaaaattataaaaagaaaaataaaaaagcacGTAAAGGAGTACTATTTTTGGTTGGACATTGGTCttagaaaaaaacaaatattttatttttaatttaagtaaataatcaaaattcactataaaaattatttatatattttgttttagtataataagaaaataaatttactgTGACTATAAAAACTTTAAtctcattaattttatttaaattctagAGTTTCATCTTGTTAGAAAATCATATGTTACATATAAAACCCCATCACTTAAAACTTCGATCGTTTGAAGGAAAAAGTAAAGAAGAAATGCTGAGAAAAGTGTTGCGCCAATGTTACTCACTTCATCGTCCCACCGTGCCGCGCCACTATCGAAGGTTTTGTTCTTCTCCTTCAGAGACCACTGCCGCCACAATCTCCATTGACCGTTCTACCCTTTACAATCCACCTGGTACTCTCTTCAattttccttcatttctttgTTTATTATACTCACTCAACTTCTCTTTCTCTCCTATGCCAGACCATTCTCACCACCCAACTTCCGATTCTGAGCTCGTCAAGCACCTCAAGGGCATCATCAAGGTTTTACTCTATTCATAAAAATTGAGTCTTTAGCATTTGGGTTTCGTCGTTTTAAATTTTGTCATTCGTGATTCTCAGTTTCGTGGAGGCCCTATTTCCGTTGGTGAGTACATGTCCGAAGTTTTGACAAATCCTAAAGCTGGCTATTACATCAATCGAGATGTTTTTGGAGCAGAGGGTGATTTTATCACCTCTCCTGAAGTTAGCCAgatgttcggtgaggtgaggtgAATTATCTTCATTTTTTGAACTAGAAATGTTTGTATAAATGTCTCTATTTCTAAGAAAAGAAAGCacaatgaaaaacaaaatatttttttcttaaatcttTTAGAAGAACTACcatgagattttttttactgATTAGTTTATTGATAAGTTGAAATTTGCGGagaaattcattttattttatttaagcatGAAAAACAGTTTAGGATTGTCCAGGTGTCATGACAATGATTCAATTTCTAATACCTTGTTTATTCAAACATAGATGGTTGGTGTCTGGGTGATGTGTCTTTGGCAGCAAATGGGCCAACCTCAAAGAGTAAATCTAGTTGAGCTTGGCCCCGGACGAGGAACTCTCATGGCTGATCTCCTTCGCGTATGATGATGTGCTTTTATGCTTGAATTTCTGTTTAAAAACCTTTTGTTTACATTCTCAATTACATGTGGAAGTTTTTAATTTCTTCATAGGGTGCTTCAAAGTTTAAGAACTTCATTGAGTCATTGCACGTGCACCTGGTGGAATGCAGTCCAGCACTGCAGAAGCTTCAGCAGAAGAACTTGAAATGCGTTGATGAGGAGAATGCTTCTCAAGATACTGATATAAGAACTGCCAGGTCTTTGTTTGGCACTCCTGTATCGTGGCATGCAACGCTGGAGCAGATTCCATCAGGATGTATGTAATGCTTTTCCAATGAAAATAGACTTTTGGGCATAAAATATGGTGTGCAACTTCTTATATGAATTTCCAATTCTGTTCTGTGTTGCATTAAAACATCTTATTGAACTATATTCAAAAAATGCCCTGACCAAGTTATTGCTTTTGTTGTGCTCCAGTGCCAACGATTATAATTGCGCATGAGTTCTTTGATGCCCTACCAGTCCACCAGTTTCAGGTAATAGAATGCTTGCGCTATTAAGCTGAATTAAAACTAAGAACATCTATGAAGCTGCgaaattaagattttaaattcaGAAATCTCCTAAGTTTTGCTTTCAAATGTTTCTTCCACAgctatgtttattttttattttttcatccaCAGCTATGTTTCGGGACAGATAAGTTTGAACCTCAATTGTTGCGTCCCCTTCTTGCTTCAAAGGGGATTTTAGCTTGGCAAAATTGATTGTTCTAGTTCCTTAATGTCTATTAAAATATAAGTCGTGTCATACTATACCTTGTATAAGTGCTGTAAAAAAATGAAATCCAAAGTTCTCTGTCAATTCCTACAATTTCTATATTGCTCTTGGTGTTACATTCTTTGAAGAATGATTTCTTTGTCTGGGCACTGCAGAAAGCATCTAGAGGCTGGTGCGAGAAAATGGTTGATGTGGCAGAAGATTCATCGTAAGTATTGTAATGTAATCTACACTTTTGAATTGTATTTCCTCTGGGTTTAGTGTATTGATACTTCTTACATATATCGAATAGGTTTCGTTTTGTTCTTTCTCCACAGCCAACACCTGCTACTCTCTATCTATTAAAGAGGTTGAAATGGGCTGCACCTGAGGAATTTGCTGAGCTCAA
Encoded here:
- the LOC137835039 gene encoding uncharacterized protein; its protein translation is MLRKVLRQCYSLHRPTVPRHYRRFCSSPSETTAATISIDRSTLYNPPDHSHHPTSDSELVKHLKGIIKFRGGPISVGEYMSEVLTNPKAGYYINRDVFGAEGDFITSPEVSQMFGEMVGVWVMCLWQQMGQPQRVNLVELGPGRGTLMADLLRGASKFKNFIESLHVHLVECSPALQKLQQKNLKCVDEENASQDTDIRTARSLFGTPVSWHATLEQIPSGLPTIIIAHEFFDALPVHQFQKASRGWCEKMVDVAEDSSFRFVLSPQPTPATLYLLKRLKWAAPEEFAELNQIEVCPQAMELTQTIADRISSDGGGALIIDYGLNGVISDSLQAIRKHKFVNLLDEPGSADLSAYVDFASIRHSAEEASGEVSVHGPITQSQFLGSLGINFRVDALLQNCTEEQAEVLRTGYWRLVGDGEAPFWEGPDEGVPIGMGTRYQAMAIVNKNHGVPVPFQ